In Mytilus trossulus isolate FHL-02 chromosome 6, PNRI_Mtr1.1.1.hap1, whole genome shotgun sequence, a single window of DNA contains:
- the LOC134722463 gene encoding complement C1q tumor necrosis factor-related protein 4-like → MLLVICIAVCIAVELQKGDHIFVKAVDNYINWIYGAADDVYTTFSGELLFPETTVDSSVKAAFCVSLTYNLTFNGDHVVYDKIITNVGNGYDANTGVFTVSVPGLYMIHYHALAQLGKRMWLDLYQNDKYINTAFGEAPSTYADHGNSAILELHAGDKVWVSGRPGDTVILYGDASDNQLYATFTAFFLSPALHVISTTVGNDRKVPAFSVGLTHDIDNTQTGLTTHNVIFDRVWTNQGGVFNMATGEFRAIVHGVYVFHYHAISATDTEVLIELYHNDEYIDSLYGHHTNGWAGGSNSATLRLSVDDTVYLHMNTNSTTSLENQMRCIPHFQDTSCHQLQTEAVYFRLTVCIRERLIKDCFS, encoded by the exons ATGTTGCTGGTTATATGTATAGCTGTTTGTATTGCAGTCG AGCTTCAAAAAGGtgatcatatttttgtaaaggcCGTTGATAATTACATAAACTGGATTTATGGTGCTGCTGATGATGTGTATACAACATTCAGTGGCGAACTGCTGTTTCCTGAAACGACAG TTGATTCTTCTGTCAAAGCTGCATTTTGCGTTTCTTTAACCTACAATTTGACATTTAATGGTGACCATGttgtttatgataaaataattacCAATGTCGGGAATGGCTATGATGCCAATACGGGAGTGTTTACAGTATCAGTACCAGGGCTTTATATGATTCATTACCATGCGCTTGCGCAACTTGGAAAG aggATGTGGTTGGACTTgtatcaaaatgacaaatacatAAATACTGCTTTTGGAGAGGCACCTAGTACCTATGCTGATCACGGTAACAGTGCAATTTTAGAACTGCACGCTGGAGATAAAGTTTGGGTGAGTGGAAGACCCGGTGATACAGTCATCTTATATGGAGATGCATCGGATAATCAACTTTATGCAACTTTTACAGCTTTTTTTCTTTCGCCTGCTCTGCATGTGATATCTACAACAG taGGCAACGATAGAAAAGTTCCGGCTTTCTCCGTTGGATTAACCCACGATATAGATAACACACAAACTGGATTGACTACGCACAACGTTATATTTGACAGAGTTTGGACAAACCAGGGCGGAGTTTTTAATATGGCAACCGGAGAATTTAGAGCTATAGTTCATGGCGTTTACGTTTTTCATTACCATGCTATATCTGCAACAGATACTGAGGTACTAATAGAGCTTTATCATAACGATGAATATATTGACTCACTGTATGGTCATCATACTAATGGATGGGCAGGCGGCAGCAACTCGGCAACACTCCGACTTTCAGTTGACGACACTGTATATTTACATATGAATACCAATTCCACAACTAGCCTGGAGAACCAAATGCGATGTATACCACATTTTCAGGATACCTCTTGTCACCAATTACAAACTGAAGCAGTATATTTTCGTTTGACTGTGTGTATACGAGAAAGATTGATAAAGGATTGCTTCTCCtaa